One window of Pseudomonas urmiensis genomic DNA carries:
- a CDS encoding SDR family NAD(P)-dependent oxidoreductase yields the protein MHIANKHFIVSGAASGLGAATAQMLIEAGAKVMLVDLNAEAVAAKAQALGEQARYAVADISDEQAAKAAVDAAVSAFGSLHGLINCAGIVGAEKVLGKHGPHGLDSFAKVINVNLIGSFNLLRLAAAAMAEGEAGEDGERGVIINTASIAAYDGQIGQAAYAASKGAIASLTLPAARELARFGIRVMTIAPGIFETPMMAGMTQEVRDSLAAGVPFPPRLGRPDEYAALARHIIENSMLNGEVIRLDGALRMAAK from the coding sequence ATGCACATTGCCAACAAACACTTCATCGTCAGCGGCGCAGCTTCCGGGCTGGGCGCGGCGACCGCACAGATGCTGATCGAAGCCGGCGCCAAGGTAATGCTGGTCGATCTCAACGCCGAAGCGGTAGCGGCCAAGGCCCAGGCGCTGGGTGAGCAGGCGCGCTACGCGGTCGCCGACATCAGCGACGAACAGGCCGCCAAGGCTGCGGTGGACGCTGCCGTCAGCGCCTTTGGCAGCCTCCACGGGCTGATCAATTGCGCCGGTATCGTCGGAGCAGAGAAGGTTCTCGGTAAGCACGGGCCGCATGGCCTGGACAGCTTCGCCAAGGTGATCAACGTCAACCTGATTGGCAGCTTCAACCTGCTGCGCCTGGCCGCTGCGGCCATGGCCGAGGGCGAGGCGGGTGAAGATGGCGAGCGCGGGGTGATCATCAACACCGCTTCGATTGCCGCCTACGACGGCCAGATCGGCCAGGCCGCCTACGCCGCCTCCAAGGGCGCCATCGCCAGCCTGACCCTGCCAGCGGCGCGCGAGTTGGCGCGCTTTGGCATCCGCGTGATGACCATCGCCCCGGGCATCTTCGAAACCCCGATGATGGCCGGCATGACCCAGGAAGTACGCGACTCGCTGGCCGCCGGGGTGCCGTTCCCGCCACGCCTGGGTCGCCCTGACGAGTATGCAGCGCTGGCTCGCCATATCATTGAAAACAGCATGCTCAACGGCGAGGTGATCCGCCTCGACGGTGCCCTGCGCATGGCTGCCAAGTAA
- a CDS encoding acetyl-CoA C-acyltransferase, with protein MTLANDPIVIVSAVRTPMGGLQGDLKSLSAPQLGAAAIRAAVERAGIDAASVEQVLFGCVLPAGLGQAPARQAALGAGLDKGTTCTTLNKMCGSGMQAAIMAHDLLLAGSAEVVVAGGMESMTNAPYLLDKARGGYRMGHGKIIDHMFLDGLEDAYDKGRLMGTFAEDCAQSGGFSRQAQDAFAIESLTRAQQAIQNGRFAAEIVPVEVTEGKQKRLVSDDEQPPKARLDKIAQLRPAFREGGTVTAANSSSISDGAAALVLMRRSQAEQRGLKPLAVIHGHAAFADTPALFPTAPIGAIDKLIKRTGWTLAEVDLFEINEAFAVVTLAAMKHLDLPHAKVNIHGGACALGHPIGASGARILVTLLSALRQNNLRRGIAAICIGGGEATAIAVECLY; from the coding sequence ATGACCCTCGCCAACGATCCGATTGTTATCGTCAGTGCCGTGCGCACGCCCATGGGCGGCCTGCAGGGCGACCTGAAAAGCCTGAGCGCGCCGCAGCTGGGTGCTGCGGCGATTCGGGCCGCTGTCGAGCGCGCAGGCATCGATGCCGCCAGCGTCGAGCAGGTGCTGTTCGGTTGCGTGCTGCCGGCAGGCCTCGGCCAGGCGCCGGCGCGCCAGGCGGCACTGGGCGCAGGCCTGGATAAAGGCACTACTTGCACCACCTTGAACAAGATGTGCGGCTCAGGCATGCAGGCGGCGATCATGGCTCATGATCTGCTGCTGGCAGGCAGCGCCGAGGTGGTGGTGGCTGGCGGCATGGAAAGCATGACCAATGCCCCGTACCTGCTGGACAAGGCCCGCGGCGGCTATCGCATGGGGCACGGCAAGATCATCGACCACATGTTCCTGGATGGTCTGGAAGACGCCTACGACAAAGGCCGGCTGATGGGCACCTTCGCCGAGGATTGCGCGCAAAGTGGTGGGTTCAGCCGGCAAGCGCAGGATGCCTTTGCCATTGAGTCGCTGACCCGCGCTCAACAGGCTATCCAGAATGGTCGTTTCGCTGCTGAAATCGTTCCAGTGGAAGTCACTGAGGGCAAGCAGAAACGTTTGGTCAGTGATGACGAGCAGCCGCCCAAGGCGCGCCTGGACAAAATCGCGCAACTGCGTCCGGCGTTCCGCGAAGGCGGTACGGTCACTGCGGCCAACTCCAGTTCGATTTCCGATGGCGCCGCAGCATTGGTGCTGATGCGCCGCTCTCAGGCTGAACAACGTGGCCTCAAACCGCTGGCGGTGATCCATGGCCATGCGGCCTTTGCCGACACTCCGGCGCTGTTCCCCACCGCGCCAATCGGCGCCATCGACAAGCTGATCAAGCGCACCGGCTGGACCCTGGCCGAGGTCGATCTATTCGAGATCAACGAAGCCTTCGCCGTGGTCACCCTGGCGGCCATGAAGCACCTGGACCTGCCGCACGCCAAGGTCAATATCCATGGCGGCGCCTGCGCCCTGGGCCACCCGATTGGCGCGTCTGGTGCGCGCATCCTGGTCACCCTGCTGTCGGCGCTGCGCCAGAACAACCTGCGCCGTGGCATCGCGGCGATCTGTATCGGCGGCGGTGAAGCGACCGCCATCGCGGTCGAATGCCTGTACTGA
- a CDS encoding acyl-CoA dehydrogenase: MLVTDEQQQIADAVRDFAQERLKPFAEQWDKEHRFPREAIDEMAGLGLFGMLVPEQYGGSDTGYVAYAMALEEIAAGDGACSTIMSVHNSVGCVPILKFGTEQQKQQFLAPLASGAMLGAFALTEPQAGSDASSLKTRARRDGEHYVLNGSKQFITSGQNAGVVIVFAVTDPEAGKRGISAFIVPTDSPGYQVARVEDKLGQHASDTCQIVFDDVRVPLANRLGEEGEGYKIALANLEGGRIGIASQSVGMARAAFEVARDYANERQSFGKKLIEHQAVAFRLADMATRIAVARQMVLHAAALRDAGRPALVEASMAKLFASEMAEKVCSDALQTLGGYGYLSDFPLERIYRDVRVCQIYEGTSDIQRMVIARNL, translated from the coding sequence ATGCTGGTCACTGACGAACAACAACAGATTGCCGACGCTGTACGTGATTTTGCCCAGGAGCGTCTGAAGCCTTTCGCCGAGCAATGGGACAAGGAACATCGCTTCCCCCGCGAGGCGATCGACGAGATGGCCGGGCTGGGCCTGTTTGGCATGCTGGTGCCAGAGCAATATGGTGGCAGCGACACCGGTTATGTGGCTTACGCCATGGCCTTGGAAGAGATCGCTGCGGGCGATGGCGCCTGCTCGACCATCATGAGTGTGCATAACTCGGTGGGCTGCGTGCCGATTCTCAAATTTGGCACAGAGCAGCAAAAGCAGCAGTTCCTCGCGCCGCTGGCCAGTGGCGCGATGCTTGGCGCGTTCGCCCTCACCGAGCCACAGGCCGGCTCCGACGCCAGCAGCCTGAAGACGCGGGCGCGGCGCGATGGCGAGCATTACGTGCTCAACGGTAGCAAGCAGTTCATCACCTCCGGGCAGAACGCTGGGGTGGTGATCGTCTTCGCCGTGACCGACCCTGAAGCGGGCAAACGCGGCATCAGCGCATTCATCGTGCCCACCGATTCACCCGGTTATCAGGTGGCGCGGGTTGAAGACAAACTCGGTCAGCACGCCTCCGATACCTGTCAGATCGTCTTCGATGATGTGCGCGTGCCATTGGCCAATCGCCTGGGCGAGGAGGGCGAGGGCTACAAGATCGCGCTGGCCAACCTTGAGGGCGGGCGCATCGGTATCGCCTCGCAATCGGTCGGCATGGCTCGCGCCGCATTCGAAGTGGCGCGTGATTACGCCAACGAGCGCCAGAGCTTTGGCAAAAAATTGATCGAGCACCAGGCGGTGGCCTTCCGCTTGGCCGACATGGCTACGCGCATTGCCGTCGCCCGGCAGATGGTGCTGCACGCTGCGGCCTTGCGCGACGCCGGGCGCCCAGCGCTGGTAGAAGCCTCGATGGCCAAGCTGTTCGCCTCGGAAATGGCCGAAAAGGTCTGTTCGGATGCCTTGCAGACCCTGGGCGGTTATGGCTATCTGAGCGACTTCCCGCTGGAGCGCATCTACCGCGATGTGCGGGTTTGCCAGATCTACGAAGGCACCAGCGACATTCAGCGCATGGTCATTGCGCGCAATCTTTGA
- a CDS encoding enoyl-CoA hydratase, whose amino-acid sequence MSFETILLDIHGKVGLITLNRPQALNALNAQIVSEINQALDQLEKDPNIGCVVLTGSAKAFAAGADIKEMADLTYPQIYVDDLFSDADRIANRRKPIIAAVSGFALGGGCELAMMCDFILAADNAKFGQPEVNLGVLPGMGGTQRLTRAVGKAKAMELCLTGRLMGAEEAERAGLVARVVPQAELLEEALKVAATIASKSIPVSMMVKESVNRAFEVTLSEGVRFERRVFHAAFATEDQKEGMAAFVAKREAQFKDR is encoded by the coding sequence ATGTCATTTGAAACCATCCTGTTGGATATCCACGGCAAAGTCGGCCTGATCACCCTCAACCGCCCGCAGGCGTTGAACGCACTGAACGCGCAGATCGTCAGTGAGATCAACCAGGCGTTGGACCAGCTGGAGAAGGATCCGAACATCGGCTGTGTGGTGCTGACCGGCTCTGCCAAGGCGTTCGCCGCTGGCGCCGACATCAAGGAAATGGCTGACCTGACTTACCCGCAGATCTACGTCGATGACCTGTTCAGCGACGCCGACCGCATCGCCAATCGGCGCAAGCCGATCATCGCTGCGGTATCTGGCTTTGCCTTGGGCGGCGGCTGTGAACTGGCGATGATGTGCGACTTCATCTTGGCCGCTGACAATGCCAAGTTCGGTCAGCCGGAAGTCAACCTTGGCGTGTTGCCGGGTATGGGCGGCACCCAGCGCCTGACCCGTGCGGTGGGCAAGGCCAAGGCCATGGAGTTGTGCCTGACCGGTCGCCTGATGGGCGCCGAAGAGGCCGAGCGCGCTGGCCTGGTGGCGCGCGTGGTGCCGCAGGCAGAGCTGCTCGAAGAAGCGTTGAAAGTGGCCGCGACTATCGCCAGCAAATCGATCCCGGTCAGCATGATGGTCAAGGAAAGCGTCAACCGCGCCTTCGAAGTGACCTTGAGCGAAGGGGTGCGCTTCGAGCGCCGGGTATTCCACGCCGCCTTCGCCACCGAAGACCAGAAAGAAGGCATGGCGGCCTTCGTTGCCAAGCGCGAGGCGCAGTTCAAGGATCGTTGA
- a CDS encoding DUF6543 domain-containing protein, which translates to MGLITQQLINKSDFGCTLTELFSDCPTLPDVATTLLVEQWRARRLGSQSPAQLLLRSSMPSASQDFIRPLHQLLIERYCNRASIHLDSAQDELIETANDINTVAVDLSALERLINDCGPVLIDHYKQALVDYWNRADSHGTTPWQRYSGYLRQQLLTSIGHARRSLSPQAIEMAVALAAYPCAESRQLAHSRALRLSVLSVRLSPGQRLGELASALVIEPSSHSEGRQSALLYSLSGRLLEFESMQALLDSLGRHWPELTIKHPQLYLRSVPGHALDAQASHMFEQQLHCIDTVAEQCDQRDAVQRLNLSLTYLTSMLDLCPDQEQLGLEELAKQFPDWLRNASEASRDQYAGLLVDIGQAYDSAKGGFWLDGVDDAELFAYTRLSERLLRDHPDNTLQPWNLQVINHQTVAAALPNGNFDGNVTPVTYTLAQLAIGNLGLLKAGRVELKDKSGQALPSWMNEAYLRTLITELDIGKAYPDMLQRSLLDDDREKSRRKHLLSQQLRAQLPAAALELHLQQNKLTLDGVRVVRRLFAPLPTQTAVPLIQPLGFLSEPDVPADLARNAWLIEPDPSDGATLCLLYRPLHAQPLLEFSGREALLAALAAKGDLQTDILDRLAESVQSIYANGGFLEPNLPHLRLTNFILPYAYQRPGPVTLAQSATAGELAEAIYQGCVAETIEHFKRHASTSAQTQRQQWQQLGWLLLNLVLPLTGGIVAATVWVVQVGVALRQYLQTDAKRTPSQHRVALVNLLVNVALAIFASTRPSLRLKSSPDPALSEPEPNALAPVTVTAQAADQAVHQPLAMDWAHTDSILDKPQREALARLRAGRNREALGEPIESGHWAGLYQTDDEHWVVLGRDVYRVSLDEDLQRPRIIGATDEQALGPWLHRNSSGHWQPDLRLRLRGGMPRSTSGRARLQQSRLTLETLRATLDRDLATGRDYIMRLNVLQDLLKADERESSLRRNLASIDTIAQFWDKHVADIKRYIDLQPGARLQSRLSLTLFQQFASKVVRHSALSTLIDLKMVESALQHLEHPHDLAAALERLEETPELTNQLVSNGDRLRDTLTELERLASRYHEGTEKWLATARECLKVPIDQVTLSSRLRRIDSAWRRLLMQPELSDRAYYLLRRGWKNLDLAISQRLRLFAMPQASEELSARLLHDMHSKLGVVQSALDNLKAEILDKPAAQSILAQLQDDVRFASTNVNSELEDYPPLSTVEQLRQKTPGLIETTSHGLLLGQPRASDASLVDILDEHQRPLMTFHNELGEWVQSKEPEPETGTAPVTPVPAQRLGELFGNAEEMMSGAQQMLSFMQSKAAENFLPVEIEELLELKREPVARLESTLRQRLADEPGLAPADLSSYTQRLDTLAEQLNALLRRSEEICTKAIVRHKPQMSGLRYLIDRQQVRIQLVKRRKELSAVQGRPQDYLDEYEILRDGRPLWYAHFHYRSRLDENPDYVAGHLKTAAQRSIRGQTLTDLNTQKVEFVYRAPITRAEAVRYFFAPHADASNL; encoded by the coding sequence ATGGGTCTGATAACCCAACAGCTAATCAACAAAAGTGACTTTGGCTGCACGCTGACCGAGCTATTCAGCGACTGTCCGACCTTGCCTGATGTAGCCACGACCCTGCTGGTCGAGCAGTGGCGGGCTCGCCGCTTAGGCAGTCAATCCCCAGCGCAGTTGCTGCTGCGCAGCAGCATGCCTAGCGCGAGCCAGGACTTTATCCGACCGCTGCATCAACTGCTGATCGAGCGCTACTGCAACCGTGCGTCTATACACCTGGACAGCGCCCAGGATGAATTGATCGAAACCGCCAATGACATCAATACAGTCGCAGTGGATCTATCCGCGCTGGAGCGTCTGATCAATGACTGCGGGCCAGTGTTGATCGATCATTACAAGCAAGCCTTGGTCGACTACTGGAACCGCGCAGACAGCCATGGCACAACGCCTTGGCAACGCTACAGCGGCTACTTGCGCCAGCAGCTGCTGACCAGCATCGGACACGCCCGCCGTTCGCTGTCGCCGCAAGCAATAGAAATGGCAGTCGCACTGGCGGCATATCCTTGCGCTGAGTCCCGCCAACTCGCCCACTCTCGCGCCCTGCGCCTGTCAGTACTTTCGGTCAGGCTCAGTCCGGGGCAGCGCCTGGGCGAGTTGGCCAGCGCATTGGTCATCGAGCCGAGCAGCCACTCTGAAGGCCGCCAATCCGCGCTGCTGTACAGCTTGAGTGGCCGACTGCTGGAGTTTGAGTCGATGCAGGCCCTACTCGACAGCCTCGGCCGGCATTGGCCTGAGCTGACCATCAAACATCCCCAGTTGTATCTCAGGTCGGTGCCAGGCCATGCCCTCGATGCTCAGGCAAGCCATATGTTCGAGCAACAACTGCATTGCATCGACACTGTTGCTGAGCAGTGTGACCAGCGTGACGCGGTGCAGCGCCTGAACTTGAGCCTGACCTACCTGACCTCGATGCTGGACTTGTGTCCGGATCAGGAGCAGCTAGGGCTGGAGGAACTTGCCAAACAGTTTCCCGACTGGCTGCGCAATGCCAGCGAAGCGTCGCGTGATCAGTACGCAGGGCTACTGGTCGACATCGGCCAGGCCTACGATAGCGCCAAGGGTGGGTTCTGGCTCGACGGTGTCGATGACGCCGAGTTGTTTGCCTACACCCGCCTGAGTGAACGCCTGTTGCGCGACCACCCCGACAATACCCTGCAGCCGTGGAACCTGCAGGTGATCAATCACCAGACCGTCGCTGCAGCCCTGCCCAACGGTAACTTCGATGGCAACGTAACGCCCGTCACCTACACCCTGGCGCAGCTGGCGATCGGCAACCTGGGCTTGCTCAAGGCAGGTCGAGTCGAGCTCAAGGACAAGTCAGGGCAGGCTTTGCCGAGCTGGATGAACGAAGCCTACCTGCGCACGCTGATCACCGAGCTGGACATCGGCAAGGCCTACCCCGACATGCTGCAGCGCAGCCTGCTCGATGACGACAGGGAAAAGTCCAGGCGCAAGCACCTGCTCTCGCAGCAACTGCGCGCCCAATTACCAGCTGCTGCGCTGGAGTTGCACCTGCAGCAGAATAAACTCACGCTCGATGGTGTCAGGGTCGTGCGCAGGTTGTTCGCCCCACTGCCGACTCAAACAGCAGTGCCGTTGATCCAACCGTTAGGTTTTCTAAGTGAGCCTGACGTGCCAGCCGATCTGGCGCGCAATGCCTGGCTGATCGAGCCAGACCCAAGCGATGGCGCCACCCTGTGCCTGCTCTACCGGCCGTTGCATGCCCAGCCCCTGCTGGAGTTCTCCGGACGTGAGGCATTGCTAGCGGCGTTGGCAGCTAAAGGTGATTTACAGACCGATATACTTGATCGCCTGGCAGAATCGGTGCAGTCCATCTATGCCAATGGCGGCTTCCTTGAGCCAAACCTGCCGCACCTGCGCCTGACCAACTTCATCCTCCCCTATGCCTACCAGCGGCCAGGCCCGGTCACCCTGGCGCAAAGCGCAACTGCAGGCGAGCTTGCCGAGGCGATCTACCAAGGCTGCGTGGCCGAGACCATCGAGCATTTCAAACGCCACGCCAGCACCTCAGCACAAACCCAGCGCCAGCAATGGCAACAGTTGGGCTGGCTGTTACTCAATCTGGTACTGCCGCTAACTGGCGGTATTGTGGCGGCGACCGTGTGGGTAGTGCAGGTCGGCGTGGCCCTGCGTCAGTACCTGCAAACCGACGCCAAGCGCACACCCAGTCAGCATCGCGTTGCGCTGGTCAACTTGCTGGTCAATGTGGCACTGGCAATATTTGCCTCCACGAGGCCAAGCCTGCGCCTGAAAAGCTCACCCGACCCTGCACTGAGTGAACCTGAGCCCAACGCCCTCGCACCAGTGACGGTGACCGCTCAAGCGGCCGACCAGGCAGTCCATCAGCCACTGGCGATGGACTGGGCGCATACCGACTCGATCCTCGACAAGCCGCAACGCGAAGCCTTGGCTCGCCTGCGCGCAGGCCGCAACCGTGAAGCGTTGGGCGAGCCAATCGAGTCGGGACACTGGGCTGGCCTGTATCAAACCGACGATGAGCACTGGGTGGTGCTAGGCCGTGACGTCTACCGGGTCAGCCTCGACGAAGATCTGCAACGGCCACGTATCATTGGCGCGACCGATGAGCAAGCGCTGGGGCCGTGGCTACATCGCAACAGCAGCGGGCATTGGCAGCCAGATCTGCGTTTGCGCCTGCGCGGTGGTATGCCGCGTAGCACTAGCGGCCGTGCCCGTCTACAGCAGAGCAGGCTTACCCTGGAGACGTTGAGAGCCACACTCGATCGCGACCTGGCTACCGGCCGCGATTACATCATGCGTCTAAACGTACTCCAAGACCTGCTAAAAGCCGACGAGCGCGAATCGTCCCTTCGCCGCAATCTGGCCTCAATAGACACCATCGCTCAGTTCTGGGACAAACATGTGGCGGATATCAAGCGCTATATCGACCTGCAGCCTGGCGCACGCTTGCAATCACGCCTGTCGCTGACATTGTTCCAACAGTTCGCCAGCAAAGTTGTGCGCCATTCGGCACTGAGCACGTTGATCGACCTGAAGATGGTCGAGTCCGCGTTGCAGCACCTGGAGCACCCCCACGACCTGGCCGCAGCGCTTGAGCGGCTGGAAGAAACACCCGAGCTGACCAACCAACTGGTGAGTAACGGTGACCGCCTGCGCGATACCCTGACCGAGCTGGAGCGCCTGGCAAGTCGTTACCACGAAGGGACCGAGAAATGGCTGGCCACCGCGCGCGAATGCTTGAAGGTCCCGATTGACCAAGTGACCTTGTCCTCACGCCTACGCCGCATCGACAGCGCCTGGCGCCGGCTGCTGATGCAGCCCGAGCTGTCCGACCGGGCGTATTACCTGCTGCGCCGTGGCTGGAAGAACCTGGACCTGGCAATCAGCCAACGCCTGCGGCTGTTCGCGATGCCCCAGGCCAGCGAAGAGCTCAGCGCCCGCTTGCTGCATGACATGCATAGCAAGCTCGGCGTGGTGCAAAGTGCCCTGGACAACCTCAAGGCGGAAATACTCGACAAGCCAGCTGCCCAGTCAATTCTTGCGCAATTGCAAGATGACGTCCGCTTTGCCTCCACCAATGTGAACAGTGAGCTTGAAGACTATCCGCCGCTCAGCACCGTGGAACAGCTGCGTCAAAAGACCCCTGGCCTGATCGAAACCACTAGCCACGGGCTGCTGTTGGGGCAGCCGCGAGCAAGCGACGCCTCTTTGGTCGACATCCTCGATGAGCACCAACGGCCGCTGATGACCTTCCACAACGAGCTGGGCGAATGGGTACAGTCCAAGGAACCTGAACCTGAGACAGGCACGGCCCCGGTGACACCAGTACCGGCGCAGCGCCTGGGCGAGCTGTTCGGTAATGCCGAGGAAATGATGAGTGGGGCCCAGCAAATGCTGAGCTTCATGCAATCCAAAGCCGCGGAAAACTTTCTGCCGGTGGAGATCGAAGAGTTGCTCGAACTCAAGCGCGAACCGGTGGCACGCCTGGAGTCGACATTACGTCAGCGCCTGGCCGATGAGCCTGGGCTGGCGCCTGCTGACCTCAGCAGCTATACCCAGCGCCTGGATACCCTAGCTGAGCAACTGAACGCGCTGCTCAGGCGCAGCGAAGAAATCTGCACCAAGGCCATTGTCAGGCATAAACCACAGATGTCTGGGCTGCGCTACCTGATCGACCGCCAACAGGTACGCATCCAGCTGGTCAAACGGCGCAAGGAGCTGTCTGCTGTGCAAGGTCGGCCGCAGGATTACCTGGACGAATACGAGATCCTGCGCGACGGCAGGCCACTGTGGTACGCCCATTTTCACTACCGCAGCCGTCTGGATGAAAACCCAGACTATGTCGCCGGCCACTTGAAAACTGCTGCTCAGCGCAGCATCCGCGGGCAAACGCTCACCGACCTGAACACGCAAAAGGTCGAGTTCGTGTACCGTGCGCCGATCACCCGAGCCGAAGCGGTACGCTACTTCTTCGCGCCTCACGCGGATGCCAGCAACCTATAA